A DNA window from bacterium contains the following coding sequences:
- the murA gene encoding UDP-N-acetylglucosamine 1-carboxyvinyltransferase has product MDRFIIEGGRPIKGKVAIEGVKNAILPMMCAALMAEEGETVIENVPQLQDIRVLRKLIGELGAESQYDAEKRSITVNASHVSNTTAPYELVKQMRASFLLSGALLGRFGEFHISMPGGCAIGARPVNFHLSGFHKMGAVVAEKEGLLSATARKLTGSTICLDYPSHTGTENLMMAAVLAEGETIIENAACEPEIKDFGDFLDAMGALITGHGTPTIRITGVKKLRAVTYRPITDRIVAGTYMCAAAITSGELEMEGVRPDDLRIVMDKLEEMGVVFVAKPSGTLMVKGPRRLSAVDITTMPHPGFPTDLQPIFMACLAVADGVSLVRETVFENRFIHAAELSRMGAYIRVAGEKAVVVGVPSLIGAPVMSSDLRAGVSLVIAALSAKGTTFVDRVYHIDRGYENLEIKLRALGANITRGDDREQQVL; this is encoded by the coding sequence ATGGACAGGTTTATCATCGAAGGCGGCCGCCCCATCAAGGGGAAAGTGGCTATAGAGGGGGTAAAAAACGCAATCCTCCCCATGATGTGTGCGGCGCTCATGGCAGAGGAAGGCGAAACGGTCATTGAAAACGTTCCCCAGCTTCAGGACATCAGGGTGCTCCGGAAGCTCATCGGGGAGCTCGGCGCCGAATCGCAGTACGATGCCGAAAAACGGTCGATCACCGTCAATGCCTCCCATGTCTCCAATACCACCGCTCCCTACGAGCTCGTGAAACAGATGCGTGCGTCGTTCCTCCTTTCGGGGGCGCTGCTCGGACGGTTCGGCGAGTTCCACATCTCCATGCCCGGCGGATGCGCCATCGGTGCGCGGCCGGTGAATTTTCACCTGTCCGGATTCCATAAAATGGGCGCGGTCGTGGCCGAAAAAGAGGGTCTCCTCAGCGCAACCGCCCGTAAACTCACCGGCTCGACCATCTGCCTCGATTATCCGTCCCACACCGGAACCGAGAACCTCATGATGGCCGCAGTCCTTGCCGAGGGCGAGACAATCATCGAGAACGCCGCCTGCGAACCGGAAATCAAGGATTTCGGCGATTTTCTCGACGCAATGGGCGCTCTGATCACCGGTCACGGCACCCCGACCATCCGTATCACGGGTGTAAAAAAGCTCCGCGCGGTCACCTATCGCCCTATAACCGACCGTATCGTGGCGGGAACATACATGTGCGCCGCGGCGATCACCTCGGGAGAGCTCGAGATGGAAGGCGTCCGGCCTGACGATCTCAGGATTGTCATGGACAAGCTCGAGGAAATGGGCGTCGTCTTCGTCGCCAAACCATCGGGTACCCTCATGGTGAAAGGGCCGAGACGGCTCTCCGCGGTTGACATCACGACCATGCCGCACCCGGGTTTTCCCACCGACCTCCAGCCGATCTTCATGGCGTGCCTCGCGGTCGCGGATGGCGTTTCCCTCGTGCGGGAAACCGTCTTCGAGAACCGTTTCATCCATGCCGCCGAATTGAGCCGTATGGGCGCGTACATCCGTGTGGCGGGTGAAAAGGCTGTGGTTGTCGGAGTTCCTTCGCTCATCGGTGCGCCGGTCATGTCATCGGACCTGCGCGCGGGGGTTTCGCTCGTTATCGCCGCCCTCTCGGCCAAGGGCACGACCTTCGTCGACCGTGTGTATCACATCGACCGCGGTTACGAAAACCTGGAGATCAAGCTCCGCGCCCTCGGCGCAAACATCACCCGTGGAGACGACCGTGAACAACAAGTCCTCTAA
- a CDS encoding HAD hydrolase family protein: protein MNNKSSKLPTEKLARVKLVAMDVDGTFTDGTIYHDSAGEVIKGFSAQDGMGTELLRRAGILRGFITGRSDHATKTRAEYLGVDFYLPSVGDKAAALGGTADRYGITLDECLYIGDDLNDITALEAAGVAVVVANANPAVMRFADVITTAPGGHGAIREVADMILAARNIDPVELWLTNKDRPVGMR from the coding sequence GTGAACAACAAGTCCTCTAAATTACCAACGGAAAAGCTGGCCCGCGTAAAGCTTGTCGCGATGGATGTGGACGGAACGTTCACCGACGGGACGATCTACCACGATTCGGCGGGTGAGGTCATCAAGGGATTTTCCGCCCAGGACGGCATGGGAACCGAACTCCTCCGGCGCGCAGGGATACTGCGGGGATTCATAACCGGCAGGAGCGACCATGCGACGAAAACCCGCGCAGAGTATCTCGGCGTGGATTTTTATCTGCCTTCGGTCGGCGACAAGGCAGCCGCGCTCGGCGGGACAGCGGATCGGTATGGCATCACGCTCGATGAATGTCTCTATATCGGTGACGACCTCAACGACATCACCGCGCTCGAAGCCGCCGGTGTCGCCGTGGTAGTGGCGAATGCAAACCCTGCCGTGATGCGCTTCGCCGATGTTATCACGACAGCTCCGGGCGGGCATGGCGCCATCCGCGAGGTTGCCGACATGATACTTGCCGCTCGGAATATCGATCCGGTCGAGCTGTGGCTGACCAACAAGGACAGGCCGGTGGGAATGCGGTAG
- a CDS encoding acetylxylan esterase, producing MAPRYTIRTGVLLILSIAFFSSLSGAADLRTVLLDRIGMQTRAVREELLSLGNADEIRAFAAEKRAILIRMNSIVHPAPRVNVRAVGTLDRPNFTVEKIVFESTPGILVPANVYVPKGITGRVPGILITEGHYATGKNGFHEMCQGFAAQGFVVMTFDPMGQGERGIYYDRTSGNEHVSAGLQGYCAGLHVSSLFIGDGLYAIDYLLSRDDVDPKRICVTGNSGGGAQALYLGALDERIAVTIPSCFTTLDSMIVAITATHPESNYFGAFAQGITSETLCAMIAPRALLINASKEDFFPIEGTRVVFDTAKKVYAAAGVPDNVAMFEGEGGHAYPLQKREEAYRFIARFFNTAPKPELPVDPIPEAMLSCTETGNIEDMGSKTFFDLVRTRALAIRQQRPERVASLSRENLREELRQVLGIDRFDYIPDFSVTSDTYTNGIRDVVFEYTASDGFNLTGEGMLNEAESSGWLTVIVSPLSEFSTAQLASPYISRGDVVLMVRPRGTAWSPYTMEGMFKIGITNSDYYFAVGAFNAGRTVVGIQTTDILEATKAALGVLPADIKVRIVGDGLLAPPSICAAVFMDEAAELVIEHGLWGYEAVAANRVYDYYLHPEVLTVQGLLEHFDLPELALASGCGSVIWKQPFDHNNAPLEKHGLYEFETLIYRLSETFGMKGKTTIEP from the coding sequence GTGGCTCCCCGATATACTATTCGTACAGGTGTGCTTCTTATTTTAAGCATTGCGTTCTTCTCTTCGCTGTCCGGCGCCGCCGACCTCCGCACTGTGCTTCTCGACCGCATCGGCATGCAGACCCGCGCCGTCCGCGAAGAGCTTCTCTCGCTCGGGAACGCCGATGAGATACGGGCATTTGCGGCTGAGAAGCGCGCCATTCTCATACGGATGAACTCTATCGTCCATCCCGCCCCGCGGGTAAATGTCCGCGCCGTGGGAACACTCGACCGCCCGAACTTCACCGTCGAAAAGATCGTCTTCGAGAGCACTCCCGGCATTCTCGTCCCCGCCAATGTGTATGTGCCGAAGGGCATCACGGGCCGTGTTCCGGGAATCCTCATCACCGAGGGGCATTACGCGACCGGCAAGAACGGTTTTCACGAGATGTGCCAGGGATTCGCCGCGCAGGGATTCGTCGTCATGACCTTCGACCCCATGGGGCAGGGCGAGCGCGGAATATACTACGACCGGACGAGCGGCAACGAGCATGTGTCCGCCGGGCTTCAGGGCTACTGCGCCGGGCTCCATGTGAGCTCGCTCTTTATCGGCGACGGGCTCTATGCGATCGACTATCTTCTCTCGCGGGACGATGTCGACCCGAAACGCATCTGTGTCACCGGCAATTCCGGCGGAGGCGCGCAGGCTCTCTATCTCGGCGCGCTCGATGAGCGGATCGCGGTCACCATTCCCTCGTGCTTCACCACGCTCGACTCGATGATTGTCGCCATCACCGCGACACATCCCGAATCGAATTATTTCGGCGCATTCGCTCAGGGCATCACCTCCGAAACCCTCTGCGCCATGATTGCGCCGCGGGCGCTGCTCATCAACGCCTCCAAGGAGGATTTCTTCCCCATCGAAGGGACGCGTGTCGTGTTCGACACCGCGAAAAAGGTCTACGCGGCGGCGGGTGTTCCCGACAATGTCGCGATGTTCGAAGGCGAGGGCGGCCATGCCTACCCGCTCCAGAAACGCGAAGAGGCGTACCGTTTCATCGCGCGATTCTTCAACACCGCGCCGAAGCCTGAACTTCCGGTCGACCCGATCCCGGAAGCCATGCTGAGCTGTACCGAAACGGGGAATATCGAGGACATGGGCTCCAAGACCTTCTTCGACCTTGTCAGGACACGCGCCCTCGCGATCAGGCAGCAAAGGCCGGAACGGGTGGCGTCTCTCTCCCGTGAGAATCTCAGGGAAGAGCTCAGGCAGGTGCTCGGCATCGACCGCTTCGACTATATCCCGGATTTCTCGGTCACATCGGACACCTACACGAATGGCATCCGTGATGTCGTCTTCGAATACACTGCTTCGGACGGTTTCAATCTGACCGGAGAGGGAATGCTCAACGAGGCGGAGTCCTCGGGATGGCTCACCGTGATCGTCTCCCCGCTGTCCGAGTTTTCCACTGCTCAACTCGCTTCCCCTTACATCAGCCGCGGCGATGTCGTGCTCATGGTGAGGCCGCGCGGGACAGCCTGGTCGCCATACACCATGGAGGGCATGTTCAAGATCGGCATCACCAACAGTGACTACTATTTCGCCGTGGGAGCTTTCAACGCAGGCAGGACAGTGGTCGGCATTCAGACTACGGATATCCTCGAAGCCACAAAGGCGGCCCTCGGGGTTCTTCCCGCCGATATAAAGGTGCGCATTGTGGGGGACGGCCTTCTCGCGCCGCCATCCATCTGCGCGGCGGTATTTATGGACGAGGCTGCGGAGCTGGTCATCGAGCACGGGCTCTGGGGATACGAGGCAGTCGCGGCAAACCGTGTGTACGATTACTATCTTCACCCCGAAGTACTCACTGTCCAGGGCCTGCTCGAACATTTCGACCTGCCCGAGCTGGCTCTCGCTTCCGGCTGCGGGAGCGTAATCTGGAAACAGCCGTTCGATCACAACAACGCGCCGCTCGAAAAGCACGGGCTTTACGAATTCGAGACACTGATATACCGGTTGAGCGAAACATTCGGTATGAAGGGAAAGACAACAATAGAACCGTAA
- a CDS encoding carbohydrate-binding family 9-like protein: MRFTSLALFALLTIFITGMAVSEPPVYTAMKTGCPMMMDGILNEPAWEKAQSVGPFVFQWYESGEQEQTEAKILWDDERIYFAFKCDDKHIWAEQYSHFDPVSRDDCCEAFIAPAGDGPERLDYLNYEINCLGTRLLGYHARSRDLNFYWLEMSGIEIGRVINGTCNNDEDTDKGWVLEFSVPFSHFKAFDTRYKNRKKDDPSPTAEHVDGFKATFPPKDGQVMYMGLHRCGGKTNVQYSQWAPSQTPKPQFHYPESFGRVIFSTKVLK, translated from the coding sequence ATGAGATTCACATCACTGGCTTTGTTCGCTCTGTTAACCATTTTCATAACAGGTATGGCAGTCTCCGAGCCGCCTGTCTACACCGCGATGAAAACGGGCTGCCCGATGATGATGGACGGCATTCTCAACGAGCCGGCCTGGGAAAAGGCGCAGTCGGTCGGGCCGTTCGTATTCCAGTGGTACGAGTCGGGCGAGCAGGAGCAGACCGAGGCGAAAATACTCTGGGACGACGAGCGCATCTATTTTGCGTTCAAATGCGATGACAAGCACATCTGGGCGGAGCAGTACAGCCACTTCGACCCGGTTTCCCGCGACGACTGCTGCGAGGCGTTCATCGCTCCCGCCGGGGACGGCCCCGAACGGCTCGACTACCTCAACTACGAGATCAACTGTCTCGGCACGAGGCTCCTCGGCTACCATGCGCGGTCGCGCGACCTGAACTTCTACTGGCTGGAGATGAGCGGAATAGAGATCGGGCGTGTCATCAACGGCACCTGCAACAACGACGAGGATACCGACAAGGGCTGGGTGCTCGAATTCTCCGTTCCCTTCTCCCATTTCAAGGCGTTCGACACCCGCTACAAGAACCGTAAGAAGGACGATCCCTCGCCGACGGCGGAGCATGTGGACGGATTCAAGGCCACATTCCCCCCGAAGGACGGGCAGGTGATGTATATGGGCCTCCACCGCTGCGGCGGGAAAACCAACGTCCAGTACAGCCAGTGGGCGCCCTCGCAGACCCCGAAACCGCAGTTCCACTATCCGGAAAGTTTCGGCAGGGTTATCTTCTCGACAAAGGTGCTGAAGTAG
- a CDS encoding cupin domain-containing protein, whose protein sequence is MPIKKITDFVQHLKNGSVLLSAGPDGVSDAIPEMSVSYIELQPGQEVKPHTHNRTEVYLFLTGRAKVMTGHEVREIATGDVAIAPNGTPHAIKVIGNEPLRFYAFNSPPASSCPMVGAPEEYLWKWNRGL, encoded by the coding sequence ATGCCGATAAAAAAAATCACCGATTTCGTACAGCACCTCAAAAACGGCTCCGTGCTCCTGTCCGCCGGGCCGGACGGGGTTTCCGACGCCATCCCCGAGATGAGCGTCTCCTATATCGAGCTTCAACCCGGACAGGAGGTCAAACCCCATACGCACAATCGCACCGAGGTCTATCTGTTCCTTACCGGCAGGGCGAAAGTCATGACCGGCCACGAAGTCAGGGAGATCGCGACAGGTGATGTCGCAATCGCCCCGAACGGCACGCCGCACGCCATAAAGGTCATCGGGAACGAGCCGCTCCGGTTCTATGCGTTCAATTCCCCGCCGGCGTCATCATGCCCCATGGTGGGCGCGCCGGAAGAGTATCTGTGGAAATGGAACAGAGGTTTGTGA
- a CDS encoding thiamine biosynthesis protein yields MSERHKAIGLYSGGLDSILAARIMIEEGFEVTALHFYTGFNGLLRRDIAHGPSWKWTPPEPVIEGASKLGIRLVPLDVSDEYLSILLKPRYGYGAGANPCIDCRFFILGKAREIMESEGAALVFTGEVLGQRPMSQHKTALGIVERRSGLEGRLLRPLSAKHLDPTIPEREGIVNREHLYAFHGRSRKPQQELAARFGIDWYPDSGGGCVLTDKIFGRKFGDLIEHSGDNSPTRIELLSLKTGRHLRLMSGTKVIIGRTDEENRYLEELLAATCWVFDARDFPGATMFAFGEPPDEELRHIAAICARYGKSMHEDMVAVTAKKGDVIREFSVRPAQQKDIEQYSVT; encoded by the coding sequence TTGAGTGAGCGGCACAAAGCCATCGGGCTCTATTCAGGCGGTCTCGATTCCATTCTTGCCGCGCGGATCATGATCGAGGAAGGATTCGAGGTCACCGCGCTCCATTTTTACACCGGCTTCAACGGCCTGTTGCGGAGGGACATCGCGCACGGTCCCTCGTGGAAGTGGACTCCCCCGGAACCGGTCATCGAGGGCGCGTCAAAACTCGGTATCAGACTCGTCCCGCTCGATGTTTCGGATGAATACCTCTCTATTCTTCTCAAACCGCGTTACGGTTACGGCGCCGGGGCGAATCCCTGCATCGACTGCCGTTTTTTTATCCTTGGTAAAGCCCGCGAAATCATGGAATCCGAGGGCGCTGCGCTCGTTTTCACCGGCGAAGTGCTCGGCCAGCGGCCCATGTCGCAGCACAAGACCGCTCTCGGAATCGTGGAACGCAGAAGCGGCCTCGAGGGCAGGCTCCTTCGCCCTCTCTCGGCAAAGCACCTCGATCCGACCATTCCCGAGCGCGAGGGCATCGTCAACCGTGAGCACCTGTACGCCTTCCACGGCAGATCGCGGAAGCCCCAGCAGGAGCTCGCCGCACGGTTCGGCATCGACTGGTATCCTGATTCCGGCGGCGGCTGTGTCCTCACTGACAAGATATTCGGCCGCAAGTTCGGGGACCTCATCGAACACAGCGGCGACAATTCTCCAACCCGTATAGAGCTCCTGAGCCTCAAAACCGGCCGTCACCTCCGTCTCATGAGCGGCACCAAGGTCATCATCGGCCGCACCGACGAGGAAAACAGGTACCTCGAAGAGCTGCTGGCCGCGACATGCTGGGTGTTCGATGCCCGCGATTTTCCGGGAGCAACCATGTTCGCATTCGGGGAGCCGCCGGATGAGGAACTCCGTCACATCGCCGCCATCTGCGCCCGTTATGGCAAAAGCATGCATGAGGACATGGTCGCCGTGACCGCGAAAAAGGGGGATGTCATCCGGGAGTTTTCAGTCCGCCCGGCACAGCAGAAGGATATCGAGCAGTACAGCGTGACATGA
- a CDS encoding DUF116 domain-containing protein yields MNEMSDNPKKIDRMLGDEWESWTGDLDESKTYDETAGLFALFAAITILLLLAGIGFVLYMIEPRLNMLSPVWVIAARAAAVVTTATFVILGSLVAMSVYTGRNILIRTRLGQVCAASILPVAFVIARRMGISRDRLGNSFVKFSNAIVRARRKPVKGKTIILLPRCLNAELKTAVKALGERAGVGVFSATGGGQARKIIREERPSAVIGVACERDLVSGISDVAPKIPTIGVTNKRPEGPCKNTLVDLDEVRRAIETLTGVSLE; encoded by the coding sequence ATGAACGAGATGAGCGACAATCCCAAAAAGATAGACCGTATGCTCGGCGACGAGTGGGAGAGCTGGACCGGCGACCTCGATGAGAGTAAAACATACGATGAAACGGCGGGACTGTTCGCTCTTTTCGCAGCGATAACGATCCTTCTGCTTCTTGCCGGCATCGGGTTCGTGCTTTACATGATAGAGCCGCGTCTCAACATGCTGAGCCCGGTATGGGTCATAGCCGCGCGGGCTGCTGCGGTTGTTACCACCGCTACGTTTGTCATTCTGGGAAGCCTTGTCGCCATGAGCGTTTACACCGGAAGAAACATCCTCATCCGTACGAGGCTCGGGCAGGTGTGTGCGGCGAGCATACTGCCGGTGGCGTTCGTCATCGCCCGCAGAATGGGCATATCGCGCGACCGTCTCGGCAACTCGTTCGTCAAGTTCTCCAACGCCATTGTCAGGGCTCGGCGGAAACCGGTCAAGGGGAAAACCATTATTCTCCTTCCGCGGTGTCTTAACGCCGAACTGAAAACGGCGGTGAAAGCCCTCGGCGAACGTGCCGGAGTCGGCGTTTTTTCGGCCACGGGCGGCGGCCAGGCGCGCAAGATCATCCGCGAGGAACGTCCATCGGCGGTCATCGGGGTCGCCTGCGAGCGCGACCTCGTGAGCGGTATCAGCGATGTCGCGCCGAAAATCCCCACTATCGGAGTAACGAACAAACGGCCCGAGGGTCCCTGCAAAAACACCCTCGTCGACCTCGATGAGGTACGGCGGGCGATCGAGACCCTGACGGGGGTTTCTCTTGAGTGA